From the genome of Syngnathus acus chromosome 24, fSynAcu1.2, whole genome shotgun sequence, one region includes:
- the gtf3c2 gene encoding general transcription factor 3C polypeptide 2 isoform X1, producing the protein MFKERGPDVDDPEQGQELPSKPFFDLTPSSRGRQRKKNIRLRDYDTCETNEDPKDEEVLARKPPAKAAATIPKNTPAKRGGRPRKHTLVGAEVSASPRVANGDVSAHTNNSPSPVTEGSLENGMPKPKKKYVKKQKVNVEPVPPSETIKEEEPEVLSPGGRPRRSAAKMAIKFLHAMVKEGTNSSLDGPNEAIPKPALETTQENSPQEKKGRRGRKRKYSDGDAAEDEDFVPELAEAEASEEEDKEELEVDEDDLSDSEYHKEKYSCTTARVLQVPALLFGAILETVKTHKKFRDMQLCSWVFPEWLPSSSVWHRVPSSQLESYLPQECLSAAFKVSRDGCGKETPLQRLNRFESLPAHPQCWDMHLFTGGPVWAMEWCPTPDCAVASQYLAVACHKDMEEQHYFHKTYSGPALVQLWDVGTLEYNTRPDSQPSLAYGLALDKGFIWHLKWCPSGAWELPTSQKKAPLLPRLGLLAVATSMSVVTIYSLPHPDALRASQKHPDSGDASPSPSIYKPHPVVTLKLGSLKAPPPESSGQVLSMDWLPVKPHDIIAIGFYNGLVGLWDLNTKSPYLRVQESHDPPSLLPYKCFLAHEHAVRALTFCPASRHFVATAGEDRLLKTWDLRRLYGPVTVHKRSLINEICWPANAPGLLWAQDSVFAANSGNGVHYLDHQMQSYFAVPRQTTIWSASYSDWFHGFLTSDMIGDVILCMLPPLLDGAPQYIKKTVERRFPVYMTSMELHGATEEANEEEQEVCKEERKEDDEAEEGTSGGGKAETGAHPYESYKDTQRKYYLHHTDNNMKLFTKYGRLWKRMKNTEFTNKLDLDLMPLASLHKVRLSPNLSCHTWMASGGQAGLVRLHCISGMNNKGVQNLIHRACSGPLEVSPDDPQDVPQDVPSDTSQDIPQVGL; encoded by the exons ATGTTCAAGGAAAGGGGGCCAGATGTTGACGACCCTGAGCAAG GTCAAGAGTTGCCGTCTAAGCCCTTCTTCGATTTAACACCCTCCTCCAGAGGTCGGCAACGTAAAAAGAACATAAGATTACGGGACTATGACACCTGCGAAACAAATGAGGACCCAAAGGATGAGGAAGTGCTGGCGAGGAAGCCCCCGGCAAAGGCGGCGGCAACAATTCCCAAGAACACGCCTGCCAAGCGAGGAGGACGTCCGAGAAAGCATACGCTGGTGGGTGCAGAAGTCTCCGCATCACCTCGCGTGGCCAACGGGGACGTCTCGGCCCATACGAACAATTCCCCCTCGCCTGTCACTGAGGGGTCTTTGGAGAATGGGATGCCGAAGCCAAAGAAGAAGTACGTGAAAAAGCAGAAAGTGAATGTAGAGCCTGTCCCACCAAGTGAGACGATTAAAGAAGAAGAACCTGAGGTGTTGTCACCAGGAGGCCGCCCAAGGAGGAGTGCTGCTAAAAT ggcAATTAAGTTCCTCCACGCAATGGTGAAAGAGGGAACTAATTCTTCCCTTGACGGTCCAAACGAAGCCATCCCCAAGCCGGCATTGGAAACCACGCAGGAAAATAGTCCTCAAGAGAAAAAAG GCCGCAGAGGcagaaagagaaaatattCGGATGGTGACGCTGCAGAAGACGAGGACTTTGTTCCCGAGCTCGCGGAAGCCGAAGCATCGGAGGAGGAAGACAAGGAAGAGCTGGAGGTGGATGAAGACGACTTGAGCGACTCGGAAtatcacaaagaaaaatacagtTGCACT ACTGCTCGTGTACTCCAAGTTCCCGCCCTCTTGTTTGGCGCCATTTTGGAAACCGTCAAAACTCACAAGAAATT TCGTGACATGCAACTCTGTAGCTGGGTGTTTCCGGAGTGGCTGCCCTCCTCCAGCGTCTGGCATCGCGTGCCCTCCAG TCAACTGGAGTCCTATCTACCTCAGGAGTGTCTCTCGGCTGCTTTCAAAGTGTCCAGGGACGGTTGCGGAAAGGAGACGCCGCTGCAGAGACTCAACAG GTTTGAATCGCTACCCGCCCACCCGCAGTGCTGGGACATGCATTTGTTCACCGGCGGGCCGGTGTGGGCCATGGAGTGGTGCCCAACGCCAGATTGTGCGGTGGCTTCGCAGTACTTGGCCGTTGCCTGCCACAAGGACATGGAGGAGCAGCACTATTTTCACAAAACCTATTCTGGACCGGCGTTGGTTCAACTGTGGGATGTGGGCACACTGGAGTACAACACCAG GCCAGACTCCCAGCCTAGCCTAGCATACGGGCTGGCCCTGGACAAAGGTTTCATCTGGCACTTGAAGTGGTGTCCATCAGGCGCTTGGGAGTTGCCAACCTCCCAGAAAAAG gctcCTCTATTGCCGAGACTTGGTCTCCTGGCCGTTGCTACTTCCATGAGTGTGGTCACCATCTACAGCCTGCCCCATCCCGATGCCCTGCGCGCGAGCCAAAAGCACCCAGACTCAG GCGACGCCAGCCCGTCACCGAGCATTTACAAG CCTCATCCTGTGGTCACCCTGAAGCTGGGCTCCTTGAAGGCTCCTCCCCCGGAGAGCAGTGGCCAGGTTCTGTCCATGGACTGGCTGCCCGTCAAACCGCACGACATCATCGCCATTGGCTTCTACAACG GCTTGGTGGGTCTGTGGGATCTGAACACCAAATCTCCATATTTACGCGTCCAAGAGTCACATGACCCTCCCAGCTTGCTGCCGTACAAATGCTTCCTCGCTCACGAGCACGCCGTGCGAGCGCTCACGTTCTGTCCCGCCAGCAG ACATTTTGTGGCAACGGCCGGGGAGGACCGCCTCCTGAAGACGTGGGATCTGCGCAGGCTCTACGGGCCTGTCACGGTGCACAAACGTTCACTGATTAATGAGATCTGCTGGCCCGCCAATGCACCAGGACTTCTATGGGCCCAGGATTCCGTCTTTGCAGC CAACAGTGGAAATGGAGTCCATTacttagatcaccaaatgcaGTCTTACTTTGCCGTACCCAGGCAGACCACCATTTGG TCCGCCTCCTACTCTGATTGGTTCCACGGTTTTCTGACGTCAGACATGATCGGCGATGTCATCTTGTGCATGTTGCCGCCCTTGTTAGACGGCGCTCCTCAGTACATCAAAAAAACAGTGGAAAGGAGATTT CCTGTCTACATGACTTCTATGGAGCTGCACGGCGCCACTGAAGAGGCGAATGAGGAGGAACAGGAAGTGTGCAAAGAGGAGAGGAAGGAGGATGATGAAGCAGAGGAAGGAACGAGTGGCGGCGGGAAGGCTGAGACTGGAGCGCATCCCTATGAGTCatacaaagacacacagaggAAATACTATCTTCATCACACTGACAATAACATG AAGTTATTTACCAAATATGGACGCTTGTGGAAGCGGATGAAAAACACAGAGTTCACCAATAAGCTCGATTTGGATCTGATGCCTTTGGCCTCACTGCACaag GTGCGTCTCAGTCCAAACCTGAGCTGCCACACGTGGATGGCATCGGGGGGCCAAGCTGGCCTGGTCCGCCTCCACTGCATCAGTGGAATGAACAACAAAGGCGTGCAAAACCTCATCCACCGGGCCTGCAGTGGCCCCCTGGAGGTCTCCCCAGATGACCCCCAAGACGTTCCTCAGGATGTCCCCTCAGACACCTCCCAAGACATTCCACAGGTGGGCCTCTAG
- the gtf3c2 gene encoding general transcription factor 3C polypeptide 2 isoform X2, whose protein sequence is MFKERGPDVDDPEQGQELPSKPFFDLTPSSRGRQRKKNIRLRDYDTCETNEDPKDEEVLARKPPAKAAATIPKNTPAKRGGRPRKHTLVGAEVSASPRVANGDVSAHTNNSPSPVTEGSLENGMPKPKKKYVKKQKVNVEPVPPSETIKEEEPEVLSPGGRPRRSAAKMAIKFLHAMVKEGTNSSLDGPNEAIPKPALETTQENSPQEKKGRRGRKRKYSDGDAAEDEDFVPELAEAEASEEEDKEELEVDEDDLSDSEYHKEKYSCTTARVLQVPALLFGAILETVKTHKKFRDMQLCSWVFPEWLPSSSVWHRVPSSQLESYLPQECLSAAFKVSRDGCGKETPLQRLNRFESLPAHPQCWDMHLFTGGPVWAMEWCPTPDCAVASQYLAVACHKDMEEQHYFHKTYSGPALVQLWDVGTLEYNTRPDSQPSLAYGLALDKGFIWHLKWCPSGAWELPTSQKKAPLLPRLGLLAVATSMSVVTIYSLPHPDALRASQKHPDSGDASPSPSIYKPHPVVTLKLGSLKAPPPESSGQVLSMDWLPVKPHDIIAIGFYNGLVGLWDLNTKSPYLRVQESHDPPSLLPYKCFLAHEHAVRALTFCPASRHFVATAGEDRLLKTWDLRRLYGPVTVHKRSLINEICWPANAPGLLWAQDSVFAAGNGVHYLDHQMQSYFAVPRQTTIWSASYSDWFHGFLTSDMIGDVILCMLPPLLDGAPQYIKKTVERRFPVYMTSMELHGATEEANEEEQEVCKEERKEDDEAEEGTSGGGKAETGAHPYESYKDTQRKYYLHHTDNNMKLFTKYGRLWKRMKNTEFTNKLDLDLMPLASLHKVRLSPNLSCHTWMASGGQAGLVRLHCISGMNNKGVQNLIHRACSGPLEVSPDDPQDVPQDVPSDTSQDIPQVGL, encoded by the exons ATGTTCAAGGAAAGGGGGCCAGATGTTGACGACCCTGAGCAAG GTCAAGAGTTGCCGTCTAAGCCCTTCTTCGATTTAACACCCTCCTCCAGAGGTCGGCAACGTAAAAAGAACATAAGATTACGGGACTATGACACCTGCGAAACAAATGAGGACCCAAAGGATGAGGAAGTGCTGGCGAGGAAGCCCCCGGCAAAGGCGGCGGCAACAATTCCCAAGAACACGCCTGCCAAGCGAGGAGGACGTCCGAGAAAGCATACGCTGGTGGGTGCAGAAGTCTCCGCATCACCTCGCGTGGCCAACGGGGACGTCTCGGCCCATACGAACAATTCCCCCTCGCCTGTCACTGAGGGGTCTTTGGAGAATGGGATGCCGAAGCCAAAGAAGAAGTACGTGAAAAAGCAGAAAGTGAATGTAGAGCCTGTCCCACCAAGTGAGACGATTAAAGAAGAAGAACCTGAGGTGTTGTCACCAGGAGGCCGCCCAAGGAGGAGTGCTGCTAAAAT ggcAATTAAGTTCCTCCACGCAATGGTGAAAGAGGGAACTAATTCTTCCCTTGACGGTCCAAACGAAGCCATCCCCAAGCCGGCATTGGAAACCACGCAGGAAAATAGTCCTCAAGAGAAAAAAG GCCGCAGAGGcagaaagagaaaatattCGGATGGTGACGCTGCAGAAGACGAGGACTTTGTTCCCGAGCTCGCGGAAGCCGAAGCATCGGAGGAGGAAGACAAGGAAGAGCTGGAGGTGGATGAAGACGACTTGAGCGACTCGGAAtatcacaaagaaaaatacagtTGCACT ACTGCTCGTGTACTCCAAGTTCCCGCCCTCTTGTTTGGCGCCATTTTGGAAACCGTCAAAACTCACAAGAAATT TCGTGACATGCAACTCTGTAGCTGGGTGTTTCCGGAGTGGCTGCCCTCCTCCAGCGTCTGGCATCGCGTGCCCTCCAG TCAACTGGAGTCCTATCTACCTCAGGAGTGTCTCTCGGCTGCTTTCAAAGTGTCCAGGGACGGTTGCGGAAAGGAGACGCCGCTGCAGAGACTCAACAG GTTTGAATCGCTACCCGCCCACCCGCAGTGCTGGGACATGCATTTGTTCACCGGCGGGCCGGTGTGGGCCATGGAGTGGTGCCCAACGCCAGATTGTGCGGTGGCTTCGCAGTACTTGGCCGTTGCCTGCCACAAGGACATGGAGGAGCAGCACTATTTTCACAAAACCTATTCTGGACCGGCGTTGGTTCAACTGTGGGATGTGGGCACACTGGAGTACAACACCAG GCCAGACTCCCAGCCTAGCCTAGCATACGGGCTGGCCCTGGACAAAGGTTTCATCTGGCACTTGAAGTGGTGTCCATCAGGCGCTTGGGAGTTGCCAACCTCCCAGAAAAAG gctcCTCTATTGCCGAGACTTGGTCTCCTGGCCGTTGCTACTTCCATGAGTGTGGTCACCATCTACAGCCTGCCCCATCCCGATGCCCTGCGCGCGAGCCAAAAGCACCCAGACTCAG GCGACGCCAGCCCGTCACCGAGCATTTACAAG CCTCATCCTGTGGTCACCCTGAAGCTGGGCTCCTTGAAGGCTCCTCCCCCGGAGAGCAGTGGCCAGGTTCTGTCCATGGACTGGCTGCCCGTCAAACCGCACGACATCATCGCCATTGGCTTCTACAACG GCTTGGTGGGTCTGTGGGATCTGAACACCAAATCTCCATATTTACGCGTCCAAGAGTCACATGACCCTCCCAGCTTGCTGCCGTACAAATGCTTCCTCGCTCACGAGCACGCCGTGCGAGCGCTCACGTTCTGTCCCGCCAGCAG ACATTTTGTGGCAACGGCCGGGGAGGACCGCCTCCTGAAGACGTGGGATCTGCGCAGGCTCTACGGGCCTGTCACGGTGCACAAACGTTCACTGATTAATGAGATCTGCTGGCCCGCCAATGCACCAGGACTTCTATGGGCCCAGGATTCCGTCTTTGCAGC TGGAAATGGAGTCCATTacttagatcaccaaatgcaGTCTTACTTTGCCGTACCCAGGCAGACCACCATTTGG TCCGCCTCCTACTCTGATTGGTTCCACGGTTTTCTGACGTCAGACATGATCGGCGATGTCATCTTGTGCATGTTGCCGCCCTTGTTAGACGGCGCTCCTCAGTACATCAAAAAAACAGTGGAAAGGAGATTT CCTGTCTACATGACTTCTATGGAGCTGCACGGCGCCACTGAAGAGGCGAATGAGGAGGAACAGGAAGTGTGCAAAGAGGAGAGGAAGGAGGATGATGAAGCAGAGGAAGGAACGAGTGGCGGCGGGAAGGCTGAGACTGGAGCGCATCCCTATGAGTCatacaaagacacacagaggAAATACTATCTTCATCACACTGACAATAACATG AAGTTATTTACCAAATATGGACGCTTGTGGAAGCGGATGAAAAACACAGAGTTCACCAATAAGCTCGATTTGGATCTGATGCCTTTGGCCTCACTGCACaag GTGCGTCTCAGTCCAAACCTGAGCTGCCACACGTGGATGGCATCGGGGGGCCAAGCTGGCCTGGTCCGCCTCCACTGCATCAGTGGAATGAACAACAAAGGCGTGCAAAACCTCATCCACCGGGCCTGCAGTGGCCCCCTGGAGGTCTCCCCAGATGACCCCCAAGACGTTCCTCAGGATGTCCCCTCAGACACCTCCCAAGACATTCCACAGGTGGGCCTCTAG